One genomic region from Lineus longissimus chromosome 6, tnLinLong1.2, whole genome shotgun sequence encodes:
- the LOC135489834 gene encoding cytosol aminopeptidase-like, which yields MATNVKMSNFRNIFRNYSINQLLRARLHTSSASKSNGIIIGIHDATEKNGQPEFTSAGQNFNNRTKGKLADLMKICGTKLKKGQSRLLYGIDDEFPSVAVVGLGKKSRGYDEQEEIFTHRDSVREAVAGGARQLRDVVGVTKIEVDPCGDAEAAGEGAHLGLFYFDQLKDKEKKKSHPDIKCRESEKSIDAQFGRGGALAEGQNFARWLMEMPANKMTPTIFAEEVFKALSHSKESKVTIRDQAWAESKQMGAFLSVSRGSEEPLKFVEIDYNGASTSETPFALVGKGVTFDTGGISIKPAANMDLMRADMGGAACVAGTFLTLSKLGVPVNVKGFIPLCENMPSGKATKPGDVVTAMNGKTIQVDNTDAEGRLILADALCYADSFKPKGIIDMATLTGAVAVALGTGASGVFTNSNSLWNKLHKAGTWTGDRLWRLPLWKHYSRQVTNSHLADLSNVGKYSRDGGSCTAAAFLKEFTTNPEWVHIDIAGVMQNTDEVPYLVKGLTGRPTRTIIEFLCNLAKEGAKDR from the exons atggcgacGAAcgtaaaaatgtcaaattttcgaaatatttttagaaattaCTCTATAAATCAATTGTTGAGAGCACGATTGCATACTTCATCTGCTTCAAAG AGCAATGGCATCATAATAGGAATTCATGATGCCACTGAGAAGAATGGACAACCTGAGTTTACGAGTGCTGGTCAGAACTTCAACAACAGAACAAAAGGAAAACTTGCTGATCTCATGAAGAT ATGCGGCACAAAGTTAAAGAAAGGACAGAGTAGGCTTCTCTATGGCATTGATGATGAATTCCCCAGTGTTGCTGTTGTTGGTCTTGGGAAGAAAAGCCGAGGATATGATGAACAAGAGGAAATATTTACTCATCGAGACAGTGTTCGAGAGGCTGTGGCTG GTGGCGCCAGACAGTTGCGTGATGTTGTCGGCGTCACAAAGATTGAAGTTGATCCGTGTGGTGATGCTGAAGCAGCAGGTGAAGGTGCTCATCTTGGTTTGTTTTACTTCGATCAACTGAAGgacaaagagaagaaaaaatctCACCCAGATATTAAATGCCGAGAGTCCGAGAAAAG CATCGATGCCCAGTTTGGTAGAGGTGGAGCTCTTGCTGAGGGACAAAACTTTGCAAGATGGCTGATGGAGATGCCCGCGAACAAAATGACGCCCACCATTTTTGCTGAAGAAGTTTTCAAGGCTTTATCACATTCAAAAGAGTCAAAAGTCACTATTAG GGACCAAGCGTGGGCTGAAAGTAAACAAATGGGGGCATTCCTTTCTGTGTCAAGGGGGTCGGAAGAGCCTCTGAAGTTTGTAGAGATAGATTACAATGGTGCATCTACAAGTGAGACACCTTTTGCTTTGGTTGGAAAGGGAGTCACATTTGATAC TGGTGGTATATCTATCAAACCAGCTGCTAACATGGACCTGATGAGAGCAGACATGGGAGGTGCTGCTTGTGTTGCTGGCACCTTTCTTACTCTCTCTAAATTAGGAGTCCCCGTCAATGTGAAGGGATTCATACCACTCTGTGAGAACATGCCAAGTGGGAAGGCGACCAAGCCGGGTGATGTTGTTACAGCAATGAATGGAAAAACAATACAA gttgacaacaCAGATGCGGAGGGTCGCCTCATTCTTGCCGATGCTCTGTGTTATGCTGATTCATTCAAACCCAAAGGCATCATTGACATGGCAACATTGACAG GAGCAGTGGCTGTAGCCCTTGGGACTGGTGCATCAGGTGTCTTCACAAACTCCAACTCATTGTGGAACAAACTACATAAAGCAGGCACATGGACTGGCGACAGACTCTGGCGGTTGCCATTGTGGAAACACTACTCAAGACAGGTCACCAACTCACATCTAGCTGATCTCTCTAATGTAGGAAAGTACTCTCGGGATGGAGGTTCATGCACTGCTGCTGCTTTCTTAAAG GAGTTTACAACCAATCCAGAATGGgttcatattgacattgccggAGTTATGCAGAACACTGATGAGGTGCCTTATCTTGTCAAAGGATTGACTGGTCGACCGACAAGGACAATCATTGAATTTCTGTGTAACCTCGCCAAAGAGGGTGCCAAGGACAGGTGA